From the Halobacterium zhouii genome, the window CGGTTCCGTTGGCCGGTTCGCGCCGGTGGTGCGTAGCGCCGATGAGACGACCTTATCGGTGCTGAGCGCCGTCGACGTCGCCCTCGTCGACCGCGCCGATGAGGGAGTCGATGTCCACCCACAGTACCAGGTCGACGTCCTCGGGATTGCCGTCCTCGTCGACCTCTCCGACGTGCTTCCGGATGACGCCCCGGACCAGGTCGCCCTCGATGGCCGCGGTGCCGATCCGCTCGACGTCCTCGCCCGTGTCGACCTGAGGTTCCGGGTACGACGCCACTTCGGTCACCTCGGCGACGCGCAGTCCGATCTTCTGCTTGTCGTCCGCGCGATCAAGCACGAGAATGTTGTCCGAGACCGCGTCGCCCTCGATGGCGAGGAACTCCCGGGGGTCGACGATGGCGGTCGTCTCCCCGCGCAGGTCCATCACGCCTTCGACGGCGTCCGGCGCTCGCGGCACGCGCGTGACCTGTTTGGATTCGACGATGCTGTCCACGGCGTCGATGTCGATGGCACAGACCTCGTCACCGAGTTCGAACTCGACGACGTGGGCGGCGGTCTCGACGGGGCGTTCGGCTTCCTCGAGATTCATCGTTTGCCCGAAGAGGACACACCACGACCAAAACTGTTTCGCGGCGCCGCGCCCACCCGGGTGCGCTGGTCGTCGCCGCAACGCCCGGCTCTACTGCCGTTTCGTGAACACGAGTCCGTCGTCCTCGGAGACCGCGGCGACCAGGTCGCCGATCGAGTCGTCGGGGCCCAGGCCCTTCGCCTCGACGTACTCCACGAGTCGAGCCGTGGGGTAACGGACCCGCACACCGGATTCAGAGAGCAGGATGCCGAGCGCCTCGTCGACTGGCGTGTCGGTGGCGACCTGGCGAGCGTACCACACCAGGAGGCCGTCGAACGCCGCGCCGATGTCGTCAGTGGCGAGTTGCTGGTTCGCGACGTCGTCGCCGGCTTTCGCGGCGACGTGGTGGGCGTACGTGGTGTCGTGACGGGTGAGTTCCTCGGACAGCCACGACTTCACGTCACGACCGGTGATGTCTCCCTCGTCGTCGGTGGCTGAGTCGTCACTGGCCGGGTCGGCGTCCGCAGTCGTCCCGCCGTCGTCTGTTTGGGTGGCGTTGGGGTCAGGGTCAGTGCCGTCGTCGACCCCCTCGTCCTCATCCGGGGCCGGGTTGTCGGCGGGTTCCGGACGGCGAGCGCTCGTGGACGCGTCGCCGGTCGCCTCGTCGGGCGCCGCAGGCGGGCCGTCCGACCCGACGACGAACCGGCCCTCGCCGAGCGGCGCGACTTCCTCCTGCTCGGTGATGTCGAGTTCGTCCGCCGAGAGGACGCGCCCGTCCGTGTCGCCGTCCTCGTCTCCGCCTTCGCGCATACCCCGCCGTTCACCGGCACGCGTCTAAAGTCTAACGCGGTGGCCCGCCCCTAGACCGACCAATCAGAAAACATATACGGCAGATGATAGAGTTGTTCTTCCCTCCGACGTTCGTAACAGAAAGCATTTCACATGGTGGGAGAATGGGTACCACAGGTCATGACAGACCACAGCAGACGGCGGTTTCTGAAGGGGGCAAGTATTGCAATGAGCGGACTGGCGCTGGGGGCCGGGACGGGCGCCGCGTCGAGTGCCGAGAACCAGCGGTTCCTCGTGGACCTCACAGCGGTCGACCGCAGCGATGTTCCGAACGACGTCGAGATTATCCACGACGTCTCGGAGGTCGACCTGCTGGCAGCGCGCGGCGACCCGAGTTCCGTACCCGGGGCCGCGTCGACGATGCCCGAGGTCACCGCCCACCAGGACGACAACGGGCCGGCGATTGAACACGGTGGCCCGAAGGCGAACAACCACAACTTCGACGGAACGGCGTCGAACACCGAACTGCAGTGGGACAAGCGCGTCCAAGACGTGGGGGACCTGACGGACAAGCCAGACGACGAACAGACGGTTCACGACACGACGAAGGGAGCGGGGACGCGCATCGCCGTCGTCGACAGCGGCGTCTACGACGCACACCCCGACCTCGAGGACGTCGTCAACGACGAGTTGTCCGAGAACTTCACGACCGACAGATACGACTGGCGACCGAACGGCGCCGGGAGTCACGGGACGCACGTCGCGGGCATCATCGCGGGGACGAACAGCAACGACGGCCCGGACGGTGGCATCCTCGGCACCGCACCCGAGACGGAGATCGTCTCTCACCGCATCTTCTCCGGCGTCAAGGGTGAAGGGGCGTACCTCGGGGACGTGATCGCGGCGCTCGTCTCGGCCGCGGACAAGGGCTGTGACGCGGCGAACTTCAGCGTCGGCTACGGTGTCGCTCCCACAGACGAATCGTGGGTACCCATCGTCAGGGAGGCGTACAGGCGGTTCACCGCGTACGCCCGCGAGAAGGGGATGGTCTTCGTGAACTCGGCGGGGAACTCCGGCGCGAACATGACGCCGGAGGAGACCATCAGCCTCCCGACGGAGGTCGAAGGAACCTTCGGCGTGAGCGCAACCGGCCCTATCGGCTGTGGCTGGGGGAGCAACCACGACGACAACGAGGAGAAGTGGCTCACCGGGGACCGCCTCGAGGAGCCGACGACCCAGCCGGCGTTCTACACGAACTACGGCGACGCCGTCGACGTGAGCGCGGCGGGCGGCAACGCCGATCTCGACGTCATCGGTACCGGCGTACCGTGGTACAACGACCTCGTGTTCTCGAGCATCTACACGACGGACGAGAACGGGGACACCGTCGCGGGGTACGGCTGGAAGGCCGGCACGTCGATGGCCGCGCCGCAGGTCGCCGGCGCGGTTGCGCTCGTGCGGTCGCTTCGTCCCGACGCGAGCGTCGACGAGGTGGAGTCGCTCATCCAGGAGACGGCGAGCGACGCCGAGGAGGGCGAAACCTACCACGGCGCCGGCCACCTCGACCTGGAGCGACTCGTGACGGCTGCCGAGTAGGCGCTCGTCTGCGGGAGACGAGAACCCACACGCAGTTTTATCGCATCCATCTACGAACTGACAGTCATGAGCTGGTACGCGGTTCGCGCGCTCGACGAAGCGCTCTCGGAGACGCGCTCGATGCTGTTGCCCTTCGACCTCGGCGTGTGGGTTCGACTGGCGTTCATCTCGTTGTTCGCGGGGCTGAGTACGCCCCAGGTACCGTCGATGAACTGGAGTTTCGGGCCGACCGACTTCGACGGGGCGGGCCCGGGAGCGTTCGACCCGGGAGCAGGTGGCGTGATGGCCGGAGAATCTGCGCTGGTCGCCGCGGTGTTGCTGTTCGTCGCCGCTGTGGTCGTCGTCGGAGTCCTGTTTCTGCTCGTCGGCGCGGTGATGGAGTTCGTGCTCGTGAGCGTGCTTCGCTCGCGGGCCGTGCGGATTCTGCGTCCGTTCCGGGCGCAGGTCTGGAACGGCGTCCGGCTGTTCGGTTTCCGTGTTGTGGTCGGCGTCGTCGGCCTCGTGGCGTTCGCCACGGTCGCGGTGCCCGCCGCGCTCGCGGCCGTCACGGCGACCCCGCTCTGGCTGCTCGCACTCGTCGTGACCATCCCGCTGCTGGTGGTGGTCGCCGTGCTCGCCGCTCTCGCCCTCGAGTTCACGACGGCGTTCGTCGTTCCCCTGATGGACGAACACGACGACGGCGTGTTCGCCGGCTGGCGGCGGCTGTGGCCGACGCTGCGCGCGGAGTGGAAGCAGTTCGGCGTGTACGTCCTCGTGAAGGTGGTGTTACTCGTCGGTGCCGGCTTCGTCACCGGACTCGCGGTTGCCATCGTGGCCGTCCCGCTCGTGTTGCTCGTCGGAGCCGTCGGCTATCTGGGTTCGCTGGCGGTGCCGAACGTCGCCGCGCCCGTCGTCGTCGCACTCGTGGCCGCCACGGTCGTCGCGCTGGTCGCGCTCGCCGCGGTGAGCGTCCCGATCATGACGTTCCTCCGCTATCACTCGCTGTGCACGCTCGCGTCGTCCCCGGCCGAGTTCGACCTCCGCCAGGTTGGGACCGACGCGGAGTAGTCCGGGTAGTCGGTCGGTTTTCCGCTCCGGAACGCGAACGCCACACCGTGACGAAAGCCCGCGAGGACGGGACCCGCCCACTCGCCGAGGAAGTCCACGAACTGGCCCCCCGAGAAGCGACGAGTGCAGCAGAGGGCAGCGGTGGGCAGCAGATGGCAGCGAACTCTGCACTTCGGAACGCTCTCGAATCGCACTCGGAGCGGCAGTTTCTGGTATCGAAACTCGTCGTTTCTTGCTCGAAACGATAAGTCACAGCCCCGTGACGTATTGGGTAGAATCATGAGCGACGAGAAGAAACACGAACGAGGCAGCGTGAAACCTGGCGACACGTCCGAGCGCGTCGGGATGAAGATTATCAGCGAGCGCGGTGGTGACCCCGAGGAGATCCGGGAGAAACTCATCGACGCCATCGGCGCGGAGTTCTCCACGTACTACCACTACACGAACCTCCGAACCCACCTCGCGGGCCACGAGGACTACAAGGAGATCGCGGAGGACGCCCGCCTCGAGGACCGCGCACACTTCGAACTCGCGATGCCGCGCGTCTACGAACTCGGCGGGATGATTCCACGGGAACTCAGCGACTTCATGGACCGCGCGTCCTGCGCGCATCCATACCTCCCTGAGGACCCGACCGCGGAGAACATCCTCGAGGTGCTCCTCGAAGCCGAGCGGTGTGCCATCCGCACGTGGGCGGAGATGTGTGATCTCACTCAAGGCGTCGACCCCCGAACGTACGACATGGCCCAGCGGATCCTCCAGGAGGAGATCGACCACGAGGCGTGGTTCGTCGAACTCCTCTCGATGGAACGCGACGGCGAGGTCAATCCCGCCGGCCACTTCGTCCGCGACGAACCCGGGGACGCACCCCTCTCGACGAACAACCGGTTCAACCGGTCCGCGTAGTCACCCCCTGTTTTTCGCTCTGCGTAGTTCCTCCATTTCCGCTCTGCGCAGCTCCCTGCTTTCCCCTCTGTACCCTGCGTCCCTCGAAGTACACAGCGCGGACGCCGTCGCGTCGACCCCGATAGCCGTGCGAGAAAGATGGAGGACCCCTGATGGGAGCGACTCTCTTATCCTCCTCGCGGCCGTCTCATCCAGTGTGACCACGTACACCGTCACGCTGGACATCCCCGCGGACGCGGGCATCGAACAGGCCGGCGAGACCGTGACGGTCGAGGTCGACGAGGACGAGTACGTCCTCTGGGCGGCCCGCGAAGCGGGCGTGTGGCTGCCAGCAGACTGCCAGCAGGGGTGGTGTTGTACGTGTGCGGCCAAGCGCCTCGACGGAGTCCTCGACCACTCGGACGCCCGGCGATACTACGACGTCGACGCGGCGGCCGACTTCGTCCTGCCGTGTCGCGCGACACCCGACTCCGACTGTCACCTCCGTGCCTTCCAGTACGAGGAGATGCTCGACCACCGCGCCGACCACGACCTGCCGCCGGGAAACTCGAAGCGCTGACAGACGATTCTGCCGGTGGATGGCCCCGAGACCGCTACCCTCAACACGTCGCCCGCTGTACGCAGTGACATGTTTCCGCGTCTGGAGTACCTCGAGTGGATCTCTGGTCGCCCGGAGGTCGCCATGCACGACCTCGGGTCGAGTGACCTTCGCGGCGACCGCGACCACGAACCCGAGGCCGTCCCGGACCCGCTGGTGGGTCTCGAGGACCCGCCAGTCGGCGCGTCCCTGGAGATGCAACTCGCCGCGGAGTACGGCGTCGACCCCGACCAGGTGCTGTTGACCCCTGGCGCGTCGACCGCGAACTTCGTCGCGGCGGCCGCCGCGCTCGACGCCGAACTCGAGGAAGGAGGGCCGTCGATGGATGACGACGACGCGGACACGCGGGACCCTCGCGTACTCGTCGAGAAACCGGCGTACGAACCGCTCGTGGAGACGCCGCGCGCGCTCGGCGGGAACGTCGACCGGTTCCTGCGCGAGGACGACTACCGGTTGAACCCCGAGCGCGCAGCGAACGCGACGGTCGAGAACACGCGACTCGTCGCCGCCACGAACCGCCACAACCCCAGCGGTGTGCGCTCGGACCGCGACACGCTCCTCGAGCTCGCCGACGTCGCCGCGGACTGCGACGCACGACTACTCGTCGACGAGGTGTACGCCCCCTACGGTTCGACTCCCGACGAAAGCGAGTCGACTGCGTTCGGCGCGCCGACCGTCGCGGACGTCGAGAATACCGTCGTCACGAGTTCGCTCACGAAGTTCTTCGGCCTCGGCGATCTGCGCGTCGGTTGGCTCGTCGCCGACGCGGAGTTCGTTTCGCGGGCGCGCTCGGTCGCCCACCACATCCCCGGGTTCGCAGGCACCAGCCGCGCGCTCGGGATGCGGGCGCTCCACAACAAGGACACACTCGTGGAACGCTCGCGGGACCTGGCCGCCGAGAACTCGGCGGCGCTCGACGCGTTTCTCGACGCCCGCGACGACGTCGATGGATTCGTTCCGGAGGGAAGCACGTTCGCGTTCCTCGACCCCGAGAACGTGGACGGCGACGAACTCGCGGCGGCCGCGTGGGACGAGGGTGTGCTCGTCGTCCCCGGCCGCTTCTTCGACGACCCCGAGCGCGTGCGGGTGAGCCTCGGCCGGACCCCGGAGTCGAGCACTGCCGCGCTCGACGCCCTCGGCGTCGTACTGGACAGCTTTCGGTAGGTCAGTGCGCTCACAGCGGCGTGCGGCCGTCCGACGCGAGCCAACAATCGTTAAGGCCCCCCGTTCCCTGCTACGGGACATGGACTCCGAAGCAGACGAAATCACCTCGCTCGTCGGCCGCGAGGTCTACTCGAACAACGGCGTCTTCGTGGGGGAAGTCGAGGACGTTCGACTCGACCTGGACGCCGAAGTCGTCAACGGACTCGCGCTCTCGGAACTCAACGCGCAACTGTTCCAGGACGCCGCGACCGGCACCAAGGGCGTCATCATCCCGTACCGCTGGGTTCGTGCGGTCGGCGACGTCGTCCTCATCAACGACGTCGTCGAGCGCTACGAGACGCCGAACGCCGAGGAAGAGGCCGCGGTCTAGTTCTCCGGCCCGTCTCGTACTGCCAGGTTCTCTGCGTCGAGCAGTCGCCGCGTCGACGGTCCCGACTCGGCGGCCACGTACAGAACACCCTGTTCGTGGAGTGCCGGATGCGGAATCGCGTGCGGTCGCGCGTCCTGCACGAGGCAGAGCGCGTTCACGAACGCGAGTGCCTCTTCTACGGCAACTGTGGTCGCCGCGACCGCGCTGCTGCGAGATACGCCCGCCTTGCAGTGAATCAGCACCGACCCGTCGCGTCGATACAACTGTCGCGCCGTGTCGACGGCGTTCGCGAAGGCACGCCAGTCGTTCTCCGCGTCGTCGGTCAGCGGGCAGTGGTGGGTCGTCGCCAGTTCCACGGATCGCGTCAGTGACACCACGTGGTCGAACGACTGGCCGCGGTTGTCTGGACGCGCCGCGTGGGCGTTCCCGAGGTAGAGGTCTCGGTCACCGAGACGCCGAACGACGGGCTGGTCGGCGGCGTATCCGAACGGGCGAACGAACAGGTCTGGTTCGGTCGAGTCACGACTCATCGACCGCGACCGAGTCGGCTGGCGCGGGCGTGCGGGGGTCTCGTTAGCTCCCGTTGCTTCCGCTCTCGGACTCGACACCCATCGCGCCGAACAGCTTCCGCGTGACCGCTTCGCCCGTGAGCGAGAGCAGCGTGTCGCGGTTCTCCTCCGTGGTCTCGATGCCCGTGAAGATGCCCAAGGGGATCTCCGCGCTCGCCTGCGTGGAGTGGCCCGCGGACTCACCGATGTCCTCGAAGGCGTCCTCCAGTACGCGCCCGATATTCAGCCGGATGTCCTTCGAGCGCGCCGCCAGATAGATGGTGTTGTCCACGATGCCGAACACCGCTGTCGTCGTGATTCCTTCGAGGTTCAGAAGTTGAGAAGCGGCCTGCGCGAGCGCGTCCCGCTCGCGGATGAACCCCGCGTTCGAGACCAGGTGGCTGCCCTGGACCTCGCGGCTCGTGATGGCCTCCGCGAGCACGTCCAGGGTCTCCGGACTCATGTTCGGTGATTCGACCTGTTCGAGGGTGTCGTGGTCCGCGAACGGGTAGAGGTACGCCGCCGCCGTGAGGTCCGCCGGTGTGGTGTCCCGGCGGAAATCCAGGGTTTCCGCGCGGATGCCGTAGAGGAGAGCGGTCGCGACCTCCTGGCTCACGGAGAGGTTGAACTCCTGGATGTACTTCGTGAGGATGGTGGAGGTTGCGGAGACGTTGGGGCGGACGTCCGCGAACTCCGCGTCGACGTCCACCTCGGCGTCGTAGTGGTCGATGAAGATGTCGATGTCGTGGTCGACGTCGACCTCGCCGGCCTTCGCCGGGTCGACGAGCGCGACCGTGTCGTAGTCGTCGATGTCCACCGAGTCGTACGCGGTGAGGTCGATCTCCAGGAGGTTCACGAACGCACGATTCTCCTGGTGGCCGATGTCACCGAAGTAGAGGATGTCCGCGCTCACGTCGAGGTGGTTCGCGATAGCCTGCAGCGCTGCCGCGGCAGCGATGGAGTCCGGGTCCGGGTTGTCGTGCGTGACGATGGCCATCCGCTCCTCGGTGCCCTCGATGACGTCCGATAGCTGCTGTGCCTTGTACTCGAGTTCCCCCGACTCGAGGGCGTGCAGGGCCGCGTCCGAGATGACCGAGGATGGATTGATGACGACGTCGGCACCCAGGTCCGTGAGTTCGTCGCTCGTTACCGGGTCCCGAGCGCGCACGACGAGGAACTGCTCGTCGTTGCGCTTCCGGATGTTCGAGACCGCGGCTTCGTTGGCCTCGACGTCCGAGGCCATCACCAGAACGACGTCGCGGTCCTCGACGAGTCCGGCGACCTCCTCGTCCCGGATGTCCGCGACCTGCGCGTTCAGGTCCTGGTCGCGGAGCGCTTCGACGCGGGCCTCGTCGCGGTCCACGATGAGTACGTCCTTCCCCCGCTCGACCAACTCCTCGGCGACGGCGTGGCCGACGCTCCCGCAGCCAAGGATGGCGTACGTAGACATCGAGGAGATGGTAGCCCGACTGCTCATGATATCGCGAGATACCGCCGGCCGTTACTTAATCCTCCCGACCTGCGGTCAGTCGTACGTCAGCGTCATGCCGTCGTCGAAGCGCAGATCGCCGCCGTTGAGATGACTGCCGAGTTCCGAGAACCCGAGCACGAAGAGGTTCGCGACATCCACGGGTTCCATCAGTTCACTCGCACGCGCCTGCCCGAGCATCACGTCCTCGACGACCTCTTGTTCGGTGATTCCGCGCTCTGCGGCGGTGTCGGGGATCTGGTCGACGACCAGCGGCGTCTTCACGTATCCCGTCGAAACCGAGAACCCACGCACGTCGCCGTCCTCAGAACGCTCCGCGTTCTGATGGGCTGCGGAAGACGACGAAGTCGTCTTCCGAACGTCACCCTCTGCCGCAATTGACTGCGTGAGGCCGCGCAACGCGAACTTCGCGACGTTGTACGCAACCTTGTCCGACGTGACGTAGTGGCCGTGCACGGACGCCATGTTCCCGATTGCGCCGCTCCCCGACTCCCGAATGTGCGGCAGCGCGTGCTTCGAGACGAGCACGGGCGCGCGAACCATCACGTCCTGCATCGTG encodes:
- a CDS encoding DUF7500 family protein, giving the protein MREGGDEDGDTDGRVLSADELDITEQEEVAPLGEGRFVVGSDGPPAAPDEATGDASTSARRPEPADNPAPDEDEGVDDGTDPDPNATQTDDGGTTADADPASDDSATDDEGDITGRDVKSWLSEELTRHDTTYAHHVAAKAGDDVANQQLATDDIGAAFDGLLVWYARQVATDTPVDEALGILLSESGVRVRYPTARLVEYVEAKGLGPDDSIGDLVAAVSEDDGLVFTKRQ
- a CDS encoding S8 family peptidase, which produces MTDHSRRRFLKGASIAMSGLALGAGTGAASSAENQRFLVDLTAVDRSDVPNDVEIIHDVSEVDLLAARGDPSSVPGAASTMPEVTAHQDDNGPAIEHGGPKANNHNFDGTASNTELQWDKRVQDVGDLTDKPDDEQTVHDTTKGAGTRIAVVDSGVYDAHPDLEDVVNDELSENFTTDRYDWRPNGAGSHGTHVAGIIAGTNSNDGPDGGILGTAPETEIVSHRIFSGVKGEGAYLGDVIAALVSAADKGCDAANFSVGYGVAPTDESWVPIVREAYRRFTAYAREKGMVFVNSAGNSGANMTPEETISLPTEVEGTFGVSATGPIGCGWGSNHDDNEEKWLTGDRLEEPTTQPAFYTNYGDAVDVSAAGGNADLDVIGTGVPWYNDLVFSSIYTTDENGDTVAGYGWKAGTSMAAPQVAGAVALVRSLRPDASVDEVESLIQETASDAEEGETYHGAGHLDLERLVTAAE
- the dps gene encoding DNA protection during starvation protein, encoding MSDEKKHERGSVKPGDTSERVGMKIISERGGDPEEIREKLIDAIGAEFSTYYHYTNLRTHLAGHEDYKEIAEDARLEDRAHFELAMPRVYELGGMIPRELSDFMDRASCAHPYLPEDPTAENILEVLLEAERCAIRTWAEMCDLTQGVDPRTYDMAQRILQEEIDHEAWFVELLSMERDGEVNPAGHFVRDEPGDAPLSTNNRFNRSA
- a CDS encoding DHH family phosphoesterase; translation: MSSRATISSMSTYAILGCGSVGHAVAEELVERGKDVLIVDRDEARVEALRDQDLNAQVADIRDEEVAGLVEDRDVVLVMASDVEANEAAVSNIRKRNDEQFLVVRARDPVTSDELTDLGADVVINPSSVISDAALHALESGELEYKAQQLSDVIEGTEERMAIVTHDNPDPDSIAAAAALQAIANHLDVSADILYFGDIGHQENRAFVNLLEIDLTAYDSVDIDDYDTVALVDPAKAGEVDVDHDIDIFIDHYDAEVDVDAEFADVRPNVSATSTILTKYIQEFNLSVSQEVATALLYGIRAETLDFRRDTTPADLTAAAYLYPFADHDTLEQVESPNMSPETLDVLAEAITSREVQGSHLVSNAGFIRERDALAQAASQLLNLEGITTTAVFGIVDNTIYLAARSKDIRLNIGRVLEDAFEDIGESAGHSTQASAEIPLGIFTGIETTEENRDTLLSLTGEAVTRKLFGAMGVESESGSNGS
- a CDS encoding PRC-barrel domain-containing protein — protein: MDSEADEITSLVGREVYSNNGVFVGEVEDVRLDLDAEVVNGLALSELNAQLFQDAATGTKGVIIPYRWVRAVGDVVLINDVVERYETPNAEEEAAV
- a CDS encoding pyridoxal phosphate-dependent aminotransferase, with product MFPRLEYLEWISGRPEVAMHDLGSSDLRGDRDHEPEAVPDPLVGLEDPPVGASLEMQLAAEYGVDPDQVLLTPGASTANFVAAAAALDAELEEGGPSMDDDDADTRDPRVLVEKPAYEPLVETPRALGGNVDRFLREDDYRLNPERAANATVENTRLVAATNRHNPSGVRSDRDTLLELADVAADCDARLLVDEVYAPYGSTPDESESTAFGAPTVADVENTVVTSSLTKFFGLGDLRVGWLVADAEFVSRARSVAHHIPGFAGTSRALGMRALHNKDTLVERSRDLAAENSAALDAFLDARDDVDGFVPEGSTFAFLDPENVDGDELAAAAWDEGVLVVPGRFFDDPERVRVSLGRTPESSTAALDALGVVLDSFR
- a CDS encoding DUF7544 domain-containing protein, with the protein product MSWYAVRALDEALSETRSMLLPFDLGVWVRLAFISLFAGLSTPQVPSMNWSFGPTDFDGAGPGAFDPGAGGVMAGESALVAAVLLFVAAVVVVGVLFLLVGAVMEFVLVSVLRSRAVRILRPFRAQVWNGVRLFGFRVVVGVVGLVAFATVAVPAALAAVTATPLWLLALVVTIPLLVVVAVLAALALEFTTAFVVPLMDEHDDGVFAGWRRLWPTLRAEWKQFGVYVLVKVVLLVGAGFVTGLAVAIVAVPLVLLVGAVGYLGSLAVPNVAAPVVVALVAATVVALVALAAVSVPIMTFLRYHSLCTLASSPAEFDLRQVGTDAE
- a CDS encoding 2Fe-2S iron-sulfur cluster-binding protein, yielding MTTYTVTLDIPADAGIEQAGETVTVEVDEDEYVLWAAREAGVWLPADCQQGWCCTCAAKRLDGVLDHSDARRYYDVDAAADFVLPCRATPDSDCHLRAFQYEEMLDHRADHDLPPGNSKR
- a CDS encoding SDR family NAD(P)-dependent oxidoreductase; protein product: MAGCCERAHMSVEPPTLERDDVQIVDDDRFVSESVALVTGAASGIGRATAVALAVNGVTVAGVDVDEDGLVETAETAADLDADGDVRVVEADLTDDEDVIAAVEAAAEFGDLRFVANIAGLQHVAPLSQFPMDVYDTMQDVMVRAPVLVSKHALPHIRESGSGAIGNMASVHGHYVTSDKVAYNVAKFALRGLTQSIAAEGDVRKTTSSSSAAHQNAERSEDGDVRGFSVSTGYVKTPLVVDQIPDTAAERGITEQEVVEDVMLGQARASELMEPVDVANLFVLGFSELGSHLNGGDLRFDDGMTLTYD
- a CDS encoding protein-tyrosine phosphatase family protein: MSRDSTEPDLFVRPFGYAADQPVVRRLGDRDLYLGNAHAARPDNRGQSFDHVVSLTRSVELATTHHCPLTDDAENDWRAFANAVDTARQLYRRDGSVLIHCKAGVSRSSAVAATTVAVEEALAFVNALCLVQDARPHAIPHPALHEQGVLYVAAESGPSTRRLLDAENLAVRDGPEN
- a CDS encoding chemotaxis protein CheW, whose product is MNLEEAERPVETAAHVVEFELGDEVCAIDIDAVDSIVESKQVTRVPRAPDAVEGVMDLRGETTAIVDPREFLAIEGDAVSDNILVLDRADDKQKIGLRVAEVTEVASYPEPQVDTGEDVERIGTAAIEGDLVRGVIRKHVGEVDEDGNPEDVDLVLWVDIDSLIGAVDEGDVDGAQHR